AGGTTACCGCACAGAACTCGACGAGCTGCGCTCACTGGCCACGGGGGGCAAGCAATGGATCGCGCAGTATCAGGCCGAAGAGATCGCGCGGACGGGAATCGCCAATCTCAAGGTCGGCTTCAATAAGGTCTTTGGCTACTATCTCGAAGTATCGCGTTCGCAGCACGACAAGGTGCCAGCCCATTACGTGCGCCGGCAGACGGTCAAGAATGCCGAACGCTACATTACCGACGAGTTGAAGCAGTACGAGGAAAAAGTCCTCACGGCCGACGAGCGCGCCAACGAGCTCGAGTACGAGATCTTTCTCGAGTTGCGCGAGCTCGTCGATTTCGCCGCACCGCGACTGCGCCAGGCGGCGGCCGTGTTGGCCGAACTCGACGTGCTCGCCGGGCTGGCCGATCTGGCACGCCGCCAGGGGTACTGTCGTCCGCGCGTCGTCGACGCGCCGGTGCTGAGTATCCGCGACGGCCGCCATCCCGTGCTCGATTGTACGGAGCCCACCGGCACGTTCGTGCCGAACGACGTGGTGATCGATGCCGTCGAGGCGGGCATGATGCTCATCACCGGGCCGAACATGGCGGGCAAGAGCACCTATATCCGTCAGGCCGCCCTGCTGACCTTGATGGCGCAGTGCGGCAGCTTCGTGCCGGCGCGCGAGGCCACGATCGGCGTGGCCGATCGCATCTTTGCCCGGGTGGGGGCGAGCGACGAGCTGTCGCGCGGGCGTAGCACGTTCATGGTCGAGATGACCGAGGCGGCGCGCATTCTGAACACCGCGACGCGGCGCAGCCTGGTGATTCTCGACGAGATCGGCCGCGGCACAAGCACCTACGACGGCGTCTCCCTTGCCTGGGCGGTGGTCGAGCATCTCCACGACCGCATCGGCTGCCGCACGCTCTTTGCCACGCATTATCACGAGCTGACCGATCTCGAGCGGACCCTCTCGGGGGTAAAGAATTTGAATGTGGCCGTGCGCGAGTGGGAAGAAGAGGTGGTCTTCCTGCACAAGATCGTCGAGGGAGCGGCCGACAAGAGTTATGGCATCCAGGTGGCCCGGCTGGCCGGCGTGCCGCGCGAAGTGATCGAGCGGGCCAAGCAGATCCTCTCGGAGTTGGAAGAGGAGCATCTCGACGGCGACGGCTCGCCGAAGATGGCCCGCCGTACCTCGAAGGGACGCGGCGCCCAGTATCAGCTCACCCTGTTCGGCCCCGTCGAGCATCCGTTGCTCGACAAGATCCGTGAACTCGACGTCAACCGCCTGACGCCGATCGAAGCCCTCTCAGCCATCCAGACCTGGCAGGCGGAGTTGACGGCAAGGCTGGATGGGAAGAAGCGGAAGTAGGGGGCAGGGGTCAGTGGACAGAGAACACTCGTCACTGACCCCTGACCCCTGACCCCTGACCCCCTGACCCCCTGACCCCCTGACCCCCTGACCACGTTTCCGCTTTTTTGCTTGGCTTCGCTCGGGCCGGTAATTAGCCTGAATCAGTGGTTTCGTCCTTGGCGGCGGGCCCAGGAACTAGAAGCAGTGCGAGGTGTGCGATGGCACGTCCGTGTGGAATGAGGAAACTGGTCGCCTTGACCTGTGCGGCGGCACTGGCGGTCGCGCCGCTGCTCTTGGTGGCGGCCGAGCGCAAGCCGAAGTCGGGCGAGTACAACCCGAAGCATAAGTCGGTCGAGCTCTTCTCGGCGATCGAGCAGGGAGATCTCGAAGTCGAGCTCATTCCGCGCGATTCGACGCAGGCGCGTCTGATGATCCACAACAAGACGGGCGAGGCGCTGAACGTGAAGCTGCCCGAGACGTTTGCCGGCGTGCAAGTGTTGGCGCAAATCGGTGGTGGTATCGGCGGAGGTGGCAACCGAGGTGGTGGTGGCGGTGGCGGACAAAGCTTTGGCGGAGGCATGGGGGGTGGCGGTTTCGGCGGTGGCGGCATGGGAGGTGGCGGCTTTGGCGGCGGACAGTTCAACGTCGCTCCGGAGCGCGTCGGTGAAGTGAAGGTCCGCTGTGTCTGCCTCGAGCACGGCAAGGACGAGCCTCGGCCGAAGATGCACTACGAGCTCCGTCCCCTCGACACGGTCAACGACGATCCTCGTCTCCGCGTCTTGATGCGGGAATTCGGCAAGGGGGAACTCGATCAGCGGGCCACGCAGGCGGCCGCCTGGCACATTGCCAATGGCATGAGCTGGGAGGAACTGGCGGCCAAGGAGATCAAACGCGCCAACGGGACGCGAGAGCCTTACTTCTCGCCGGAAGAGATGCAAACCGCCGTGCAGATGGCCACCGTTGCCGAACGCATCGCCAAGGAAGAAGAGGCGAACGAGCCGGAGAAGAGCCAGGGCGACGACCACGAATCGTCGGCCAGCCTGGGCGACGAACTGCCGAACGAATAGTCGTTCGAAATCTGGCGGTGCGTTCGATGCACCGCGTTGTTCAGGCGGCGACGGCCGATTCAGCGCGTCGCAGGGCCGCGGCCAGACGGCGAATTTCTTGTTGCTGCGCCAAACGCTGGCGTTCCCACTGTTGCGAGGCCTCGAGCACCTCGGCCTCGCTGGCCGCCAGCGTGCTCTGTCGCGCGGCGAGCTGTTCGGTCTGCCGATCGAATTCTGCCTGACGCGCGGTGGCCCATTCTTGTAGCTCGAGCTTTCGCGTGGCGAGTTGTTCCTGGAGCTGGGTCAGTTCGGTGCGGAGCCGTTCGAGCTCCGCGCGCCGCTCTCCCAGCTCGCTCAAGGCCAGGCGATGGTGATCGCCGAGGCGGGCGCGAATTCGCGCGAGCGATTGATTGAGCATGGCGGGGGCCACGCTGCCCGAGAGCTGCGCCCATAGCTCTTCGGTGGCCAGACGCATCTCGAGCGACTCGCGATGGACCTGGTTCAGGTCGGCGCGCATCTGCTCCAAGGCCTCGCGGCGCCCGTCCAGTTCGGCTGCTTCGTCAGCGAAACGTCGCCGCTGCTGCTCGAGTTCTTTGGCGGCGCGTCTTTGTTCGGTGACGAGACGCTGCCGTTCGAGCTTGAGTTGTTCTTGTAGCTCCTCGCGTTCCCCTTCGGCGGCCTGCCGCGCTCCCTGCAATTCCGTAAGGTGGCGTTCGCAGAGTTGTTCTTCGGAGACGAGACGGCGTTCTTGCGCCTCGAGGCGGTTCTCCCAGGCGGCGAGCTCCTTGGCCATCGTCAATTGCTGCGGGCTGGGCTCGCGGCGCCATTGTTCGACGCGTGCGGCCTCGGTTTCAATCGCGGCGCGGCGCCGTTCGAGATTCGCCAGCGCCAGTCGCACTTGCTCGAGCGACGCGGCACGTTGCTGATCGAGTTGCTGCCGTTCGCGCAGGCAGCTCTGCTCCGTGTCGCGCCGCAGGTGCTCGAGATTCGCGCGTGCCTCGGCGAGCAGCGCTTCTTGCTGCCGCAGACGATCGCTCGCGGCGGTCAGTTCGCCCATCTGGCGCGTGAGGTCCTGTTCGCGCAGTTGAGCATCGAAGCCGGCGCGGCGGCAGGCCGCGGTGTGGGCGCTTTCGCTCGTGGCCAGTTGTTGGGCCCGTTCGTCGAGCTGCGTCTGTCGCGCGTCGAGCCGGGTGGCGCGTTCGTCGAGTTCGGTCTCCTTTTCCGCCAACTCCTGGGTTCGTTCCTGGAACCAGAGCCGGCTGTTGCGCCAGTGACTATCGAGCTCGGCGTGGGCGGCATTGAGCTGCGATTCGCGCCGGTCGAGCTCGCGCTGACGCTCGGCGAGATGCTCGCCCAGTTGGCGCGCGTGCTGTTCGAGCGGTGCGCGCAGGTCAAACTCGGCCACGGCGAGATTCACCGCCGGAGCGACTTGTTCGGCCCCCTGGCCAGTTGGTGTCACGGGCGCGGCGACGGTGGCGTCTGCTTGCAGCTCCGACGCCGTACGTAGAACGTGCGGCGCATCGACGCGCGTCTCGGTGAAGCCGCCTTCGGACGTGGGCGCCGTGGCGTCCGATTTCAATCGCGTTTTGGCCATGAGCCTCGCTTCCCGCCGGCCGGCCCGTGCTGGACGGGTCGGCCAGGTCTCTGCAACCGGCAAGATTTTCCCAGGGTCCTAAATCGGCCACTTGCGGGCGCAAGTTGACGGCGATTCGGCGCAAAGGGAGAGCCGGCCGGCGCTATAGGGCACAGCTCCGGGAGACCAGGAGAAATGGGCAGGCGAGGTGCAGCACCCCACCCGGACAGCGACGCTAGCAAGCGGTCGCGCCGGGACGAGGGACAAAAACCGGGTGTGCTTAGGCCTTGGCCGCGTCGAGGGCCTCTTGCAGGCGATGCTTGGGCTGCACACCGACGAAGCGGTCGACCACTTCGCCGCCTTTGAAGATCATCAGCGTCGGAATGCTGCTGATGCCGTAGTTTTGTGCGGCGCCAGGGCTGTCGTCGATGTTGATCTTCGTCACCTTGACGCTGCCGGCGTACTCGTCGGCCAATTGCTCGACCAGCGGCGCGATCATGCGGCACGGCCCACACCAGGGAGCCCAGAAGTCGACCAGCACCGGCACATTCGCCTTGAGGACTTCCGAGTCAAAGCTGGTGTCCGTCACTTCAGTTAGCTTTCCCATGTTCAACTACCTCCCGGGCGTAATGGTGGGGGCCACAGCGCGATCAGCCGACGCAAAGCTCGACCCCGACCACGTTTGCGGCAATTGGCGCCACAGTTCCGATTTCGTTAGCGGAATTATAGGACTAGCGCGCGGGGTGTCAACGCAGGGCCCCATGTCCGCGCAAACCACCGCGCGACAATTGCATTCGACCTCGGCGCTCCCTACGCTACGCCAAGGCGAGAGCCAGTCTTCCCTGCACTTCCACATCATCGGTCGACCATGCGTTGCTTCCTTGTCTCAAAAAGCCCCATGGGCGAGATCTCTTCCGCTGTCACTGATGTCGCGGCCGAAGAGCTTCCGCCGGGCGATGTCACGATTCGCGTTGCCTATTCCTCGCTCAATTACAAGGATGGACTCGCCTCGACTGGTCATCCCGGCGTCGCGCGGCGATTTCCTCACATACCGGGGATCGACGCGGCGGGTACGGTCCTTGCGAGCCAGGACACCCGCTATCGCGCGGGGGACGAAGTACTCGTGACCGGGTTCGATCTGGGGGCTGGCCAGTGGGGCGGTTACGCCGAACAAATTCGCGTACCGGCTGCCTGGGTCGTGCCGCTTCCCACGGGGCTGACGCAGCGCGAGAGCATGATCTTCGGGACCGCGGGCTTTACGGCCGCGATCGGTGTTGAAGCGCTTTTAGCGCACGACATCACCCCCGAGCGCGGCGAGATTGTCGTCACGGGGGCCACCGGCGGCGTGGGAAGCTTGGCCGTGGCGATGCTGGGCCGACTCGGCTACCGCGTGGTCGCGGTGAGCGGCAAACCCGAGGCGGCCGACTTTCTGAAAGAGTTGGGCGCTACGGAAGTCGTGCCGCGCGATGCGGTCGACGATCGTACGGACAAAGCACTGCTCGGCGCGCGTTGGGCCGGCGCCATCGACACCGTGGGAGGTAATACGCTGGCCACGATTCTGCGTTCGACGACCCGGCACGGCTGCGTGACAGCGTGTGGGCTCGTGGGAGGGGTCGAACTGCCGCTGACGGTGCATCCTTTCATTCTGCGCGGCGTGCAGTTGGTGGGGCTCGATTCGGCCACGTATCCCTCCGAGAAGCGTCCCGCGCTGTGGGCCAAGATGGCGGGGCCCTGGCGGCCGAAAAACCTCGACATGCTCGTGGCCGACGAAGTCCCCTTGGAGAGAATTCCGGCGAAGGTAAGCGAGATCCTGGCGGGCAGGATCCGCGGGCGCGTGCTCGTGCGGCTCTGATCTGACGCGCTTCGGTCGGCCCGCCCGCTTGCTGTTTTGCTTCCCTGGCGCGTGGCGACTAGCATGGTCGTGTGATTCCTGCCCAACCGCCCATTCGGGCCACGTGGCCCCTGATATTCGCGCGCCGTTTGCCGCACGCTGTAACTGCGCGCCGCGCCATTCTCGCGCTTGGTTGCCTTGCCACGTTCCTGTTTCTGCCGGCGGGTTCGTCCGCACAAGTCGCCTCCGACACCACGGACATTACTGGCTTCGAGGTGCCCGCCGGCTTTGAAGTCTCCCTCTTCGCCGACGATGATCTCGCCCACAACATCTACTCGATGACCTTCGATGCGCGCGGGCGACTGGTCGTGTCGGGGCCGGGCTACGTGCGGCGTTTGCTCGACGACGACGGCGATGGCCGCGCCGACCGCAGCGAAACCTACTGCGATGGCCCCGCCAGCGGGGCGCAGGGGATGTGCTTTGTCGACCACGATCTGATCTGCACGGCCGATGGCGCCTTGCTGCGCTATCGCGACGAAGATGGCGACGGCACGGCCGATGGCAGCCCGCAACGCTGGACGATGCTGAAGAACTCGGAGCATGGCGCGCATGCCATCGTCCAGGGCCCCGATGGCTGGCTCTACATCGTCTGTGGCAACGATGCCGGCGTTTCACGCGATCACGTGCGGCACGTGGGCTCTCCCGTGCAGGCGCCGCGCTGCGGCGCGATCTTGCGCGTCTCGACCGACGGCAAGCAGTTGGAGGTGCTCGCCGACGGTTTTCGCAATCCCTACGACCTGGCGTTCAACGCGACGGGCCATCTCTTCACGGTCGATTCCGATGGAGAGCGCGATCATCACCTTCCCTGGTATACGCCGACGAGGTTATTCGATGTGGCCGCCGGCCGCCAGCATGGTTGGCTGAACGACGGTCACGTCCGCAGTTGGAACCAGCCCGAGTCCTTTGTCGACAACGTCGATCGCGCGGCTCGGTTGGGACGCGGCTCGCCCACGGGACTCGTCTGTTACCAGCACACGGCTTTCCCCGAGCGCTATCGTCAGGGCATCTTCAGCGCTTGCTGGACGTTGGGACGGATCTACTTCCTGCCGCTGGCGCCCGAGGGCGCCACCTATCGCGCAGAGCCGGAAACCTTCATGCGCACGACGGGGAACGTGGGCTTCGCCCCGTGCGACCTCGAAGTCGCGCCGAATGGCGATCTCTACGTGGCCATCGGCGGACGACAGACACGGGGTGGCGTCTTCCGCATTCGCCATGTAGGAGAAACGCAGAACGAACGGGCAGCAGCTAGTTCCCCCTCCGCGGAACCATCGATCCTCGACGTGTTCGATGCGCCGCAGCCCTGGAGCAGTTGGTCGCGCGCCAGGTGGAGGCCGTCGGCCGAACGGATCGGGCCTGCTCCGTTTCTCGCCGTCGCGCGTGATGCGTCTCAATCGACGGCGCGTCGGCGGCGAGCGGTGGAATTGCTGGTCGAGGTCTTCGCCGGACTTCCGGTCGAAGGGGCGCGCGAGCTGATTCAGGAGGGCGAGCCCGCCCTGGTGGCCCGCGTGGCATGGGCGGTGGGGCTCGAACGGGGCAACCCCGAGAGCCTCTCGCTGCTAGCGCGTCTGACAGGACACGCCGATCCCCGCGTGACACGCGCGGCCTGGGAGGGGCTCGCGCGGCAGCGGTCATTCGCGCGCGATCTCGATCCCACGCCCCATTGGCTTGCGGGGCTGGCGAGCGCCGATCGGCGAGTGCGCGCGGCCACCATTGCCTGCGGCAAACGGGCTGGCCGCGTGAATTTTGCCGCCGCGATCCGCGCGCATCTCGCCGACGAGAATTCCGGCACGTTACCGCCGCGCGTCCAACTTGGCCGGCTGTGGATCGAGCGACCGCTGGCCGCCACGAACCGCGATTGGAGCGAGCTGTGCCTGCACCACTGCCAACAGATTTTCCGCGATACGAACGACTCGCAATTGCGTCTCGAGGCCGTGCGTCTGATGCAGGTGGCGTTGGGGGATATCAAGCAGGGGGAAGCGGGCGCGAAACTGGCCATCGGCTACGAGGCGAACGCGCCCGACGTGGTGGACGAGACGTTTCGCGAAGAGACGGGGCAAGATCTCGCCGCGAGGTTTCCGACCGGGCATGCCGAGCTGGATCGCGAGCTGGCCCGGCTGTTGGCCCTGCTGGGTTGTTCGTCGCTGGAGCTTCCCAGGGCCGTCAGCACGCGTTGGACGAAGGAAAGCACCGTTCCCGATGACGTCCATTATCTGATGGTGCTGGCCCAGTTGCTCGGCACGCGCGAGGAGTATGTCAGCCGCGCTACGGCGGCGGCCCTGCTTGCGCTCGACGAGAAGCTTGCCGCCGGCGGGCTGTTGGTCAGCCGCAACTGGCCCGACCGCGTGCAAGAAACCTTCGATCGACTGATGGCGCGCGATGAGGCCCTCGTGCCGGCGATGCTCGACGATGCAACCTTCGGCCGCGCCGCGCATAGCATGTTCGCCCTGCGCATGACGCCGGAGGGGCGCGAACGCGCCGCACGGCGCATGCTCGACGTGGTGCAAGGGGCCGATCCAGCGGAGGGGGCTGTCTGGACCGACGAACTGGTCCAGGTATTGGCGGGACTGCCCCCCGATGAGGTCTACCCCGCGTTGCGCGGGCAATGGGAAAACTTCGCCCTGCGCGATTCGCTCCTGACGGCCCTCGCTCAACAGCCGCAAGCACAAGATCGCGAGCACTTTGTCGAGGCGTTGTCGTCGTCGCAGCCGGAGAGCGTCGAGCGTGCGGCGAGTGCGCTCGTTCAGCTCGAATTGCCCGGTAGCCGTCATGAGGTGGCGCAGGCGATTCTCGCCCTGCGCCGCTTCAGCCTGATATCGCCCGAGGCGGCGAAGCAACGGCCGCTGGCCGGGGCCTTGGGCGAGCCGGTCGAAGCCCCGTTCCGCCGGCCACGCATGGCCCTGACGTCGTTGCTTACACATTGGACGGGAGAGCCTGTCGGCAAGTTATCGTCCGACGAAGAGTCCAGCGCCGCCTCCGCGCCCGATCGCCCCAGCGAACTCCTGGAGTCGTGGACACGTTGGTTTAGCGAGAAGTATCCCGACGATGTAGAGCTTCTAACGCCGGTCACAACGGCGAGCACGGCCGCCTGGCAGGCACGACTGGCGGGCATCGATTGGACCGCTGGCAGCGAAGAGCGGGGGGCGAAGATTTTCGAGCGCGCCACCTGCCACCGTTGCCACGTGGGCGTGAATCGCTTGGGGCCCGACTTGGCCGGCGTGGCCGATCGCCTGGCGCGTGACGACCTCTTCGGGGCGATCGTCGATCCGGGCCGCGACGTATCCCCCCTTTACCGCACGACGCTCGTCGGCACGCACGACGGCAACGTCTATCACGGGCTCGTCGTTTACGATTCGCCCGAGGGACTGTTGCTGCAGACCAGTCCCGATACGACCGTGCGCATCACGGGCGAGGAACTGACCGTGCGACAAGAGAGTACGCAGTCGCTGATGCCGACGGGCCTGCTCGATGCGTTCACGAACGATGAAGTGGCCGACTTGTACGCGTACTTGAAGACGCTGCGGCCGAAGTGAGGCCGGAGTCGCCGCGGCGAGTACGCGGCGTCACCCGCGTTTCAGAATCTCGCGGACGATGCGTGCGGGGCGGCCGTCGGTCAGCTTTTGATCCTGCCCGTTGTAGTGGAAGGCCAACTGCGTGTG
This genomic stretch from Pirellulales bacterium harbors:
- the mutS gene encoding DNA mismatch repair protein MutS, yielding MSLSPMMQQYEDAKQACPDALLLFRMGDFYELFFEDAKTAARVLNLALTSRDKGENPVPMAGFPYHQLETYLARLIQAGLRVAICEQVEDPKKAKGIVKREVTRVVTAGTLTDDALLDPRESNYLASLVQVDDACGLAWVDLSTGRFQATTVATARLADELARIGPAECLLSDEAAPPPVGPNSTVLVTRRPAWAFAVATAKESLARHFRTLALDGFGFDEDADRHGLRAAGAILDYLQETQKTGLAHIDRLVPYRVGTRLEIDEATRRSLEIVRTMRDGRREGSLLGVLDRTTTSMGARLLADWIANPLTDTTAIDERLDAVAELVADASLNDSLRETLDGVYDVERLLARVTTGRATPRDLSFLGRTLRKLPHLKAKLAARQSALLSRLEGELDLCPELRSKLDAALEEDCPLVSREGGFVREGYRTELDELRSLATGGKQWIAQYQAEEIARTGIANLKVGFNKVFGYYLEVSRSQHDKVPAHYVRRQTVKNAERYITDELKQYEEKVLTADERANELEYEIFLELRELVDFAAPRLRQAAAVLAELDVLAGLADLARRQGYCRPRVVDAPVLSIRDGRHPVLDCTEPTGTFVPNDVVIDAVEAGMMLITGPNMAGKSTYIRQAALLTLMAQCGSFVPAREATIGVADRIFARVGASDELSRGRSTFMVEMTEAARILNTATRRSLVILDEIGRGTSTYDGVSLAWAVVEHLHDRIGCRTLFATHYHELTDLERTLSGVKNLNVAVREWEEEVVFLHKIVEGAADKSYGIQVARLAGVPREVIERAKQILSELEEEHLDGDGSPKMARRTSKGRGAQYQLTLFGPVEHPLLDKIRELDVNRLTPIEALSAIQTWQAELTARLDGKKRK
- the trxA gene encoding thioredoxin, with amino-acid sequence MGKLTEVTDTSFDSEVLKANVPVLVDFWAPWCGPCRMIAPLVEQLADEYAGSVKVTKINIDDSPGAAQNYGISSIPTLMIFKGGEVVDRFVGVQPKHRLQEALDAAKA
- a CDS encoding acryloyl-CoA reductase, producing MGEISSAVTDVAAEELPPGDVTIRVAYSSLNYKDGLASTGHPGVARRFPHIPGIDAAGTVLASQDTRYRAGDEVLVTGFDLGAGQWGGYAEQIRVPAAWVVPLPTGLTQRESMIFGTAGFTAAIGVEALLAHDITPERGEIVVTGATGGVGSLAVAMLGRLGYRVVAVSGKPEAADFLKELGATEVVPRDAVDDRTDKALLGARWAGAIDTVGGNTLATILRSTTRHGCVTACGLVGGVELPLTVHPFILRGVQLVGLDSATYPSEKRPALWAKMAGPWRPKNLDMLVADEVPLERIPAKVSEILAGRIRGRVLVRL
- a CDS encoding c-type cytochrome, with amino-acid sequence MPHAVTARRAILALGCLATFLFLPAGSSAQVASDTTDITGFEVPAGFEVSLFADDDLAHNIYSMTFDARGRLVVSGPGYVRRLLDDDGDGRADRSETYCDGPASGAQGMCFVDHDLICTADGALLRYRDEDGDGTADGSPQRWTMLKNSEHGAHAIVQGPDGWLYIVCGNDAGVSRDHVRHVGSPVQAPRCGAILRVSTDGKQLEVLADGFRNPYDLAFNATGHLFTVDSDGERDHHLPWYTPTRLFDVAAGRQHGWLNDGHVRSWNQPESFVDNVDRAARLGRGSPTGLVCYQHTAFPERYRQGIFSACWTLGRIYFLPLAPEGATYRAEPETFMRTTGNVGFAPCDLEVAPNGDLYVAIGGRQTRGGVFRIRHVGETQNERAAASSPSAEPSILDVFDAPQPWSSWSRARWRPSAERIGPAPFLAVARDASQSTARRRRAVELLVEVFAGLPVEGARELIQEGEPALVARVAWAVGLERGNPESLSLLARLTGHADPRVTRAAWEGLARQRSFARDLDPTPHWLAGLASADRRVRAATIACGKRAGRVNFAAAIRAHLADENSGTLPPRVQLGRLWIERPLAATNRDWSELCLHHCQQIFRDTNDSQLRLEAVRLMQVALGDIKQGEAGAKLAIGYEANAPDVVDETFREETGQDLAARFPTGHAELDRELARLLALLGCSSLELPRAVSTRWTKESTVPDDVHYLMVLAQLLGTREEYVSRATAAALLALDEKLAAGGLLVSRNWPDRVQETFDRLMARDEALVPAMLDDATFGRAAHSMFALRMTPEGRERAARRMLDVVQGADPAEGAVWTDELVQVLAGLPPDEVYPALRGQWENFALRDSLLTALAQQPQAQDREHFVEALSSSQPESVERAASALVQLELPGSRHEVAQAILALRRFSLISPEAAKQRPLAGALGEPVEAPFRRPRMALTSLLTHWTGEPVGKLSSDEESSAASAPDRPSELLESWTRWFSEKYPDDVELLTPVTTASTAAWQARLAGIDWTAGSEERGAKIFERATCHRCHVGVNRLGPDLAGVADRLARDDLFGAIVDPGRDVSPLYRTTLVGTHDGNVYHGLVVYDSPEGLLLQTSPDTTVRITGEELTVRQESTQSLMPTGLLDAFTNDEVADLYAYLKTLRPK